One genomic segment of Oncorhynchus mykiss isolate Arlee chromosome 10, USDA_OmykA_1.1, whole genome shotgun sequence includes these proteins:
- the fam89b gene encoding leucine repeat adapter protein 25, whose product MNGFQSSPPECPGSVSSIEGLPPLPKGLSGILNSSGGSWRDIEKVYSKRTRIQADISKSRVSNSLGLSKPPSLDAALAVLRKEMVGLRQLDMSLLCQLWSLYESIQEYKGAFQDISSSLLSESTFTTENGYSEGEEDDEEEDNDVDNVPRDPPGTSLTLQPTQNSRDQWIKESFHIPL is encoded by the exons ATGAATGGGTTCCAGTCCAGTCCTCCTGAATGTCCAGGGAGCGTCTCTTCAATCGAAGGACTACCCCCTTTGCCAAAAGGCCTCAGCGGCATCCTCAACTCCAGTGGTGGCTCATGGAGAGACATTGAAAAAGTATACAGTAAACGGACACGCATTCAGGCCGACATCAGCAAGTCTAGAGTGAGCAACTCTCTTGGCCTCAGCAAGCCTCCAAGTCTGGATGCAGCGCTCGCTGTGCTGCGCAAAGAAATG GTGGGCCTGAGGCAGTTGGACATGTCTCTGCTCTGTCAGCTGTGGTCTCTTTATGAGTCTATCCAGGAGTATAAAGGAGCCTTCCAGGATATCTCATCCTCTCTGCTTTCAGAGAGCACCTTCACTACAGAAAATGGTTActctgagggagaggaggatgacgaAGAGGAGGACAACGATGTTGACAATGTACCTAGGGATCCACCTGGCACTTCACTGACTCTCCAGCCAACTCAAAACTCTCGTGACCAATGGATCAAAGAGTCTTTCCACATCCCCTTATAA
- the LOC110534140 gene encoding protein ZNRD2, whose amino-acid sequence MCTTFFWGKKRRAATRHSSGIMALNADDDFEWTPPSESEMKVIHAQRERQDKISKLMGAYLLKGYKMLGECCEQCGTILLQDKQKKNYCVACQELDSDVDKDNPALNAQAALSQVRERQLASQPVPQANEAPSSDAPLSITGQPRPEHCEGAASGLRGPLPPPANPSPASTVTPSFLPPSTPSIQPVQVPAPLVAPAPHPALSSAEEVVLHKLRWATQELQHSASVEASIQLCSLIRSCADSLRSLKELHQS is encoded by the exons ATGTGTACAACGTTTTTTTGGGGGAAGAAACGGCGTGCAGCAACCAGACATAGCAGTGGAATTATGGCACTGAATGCAG ATGATGACTTCGAGTGGACACCCCCTTCAGAATCTGAGATGAAGGTTATTCATGCTCAGCGGGAACGACAGGACAAGATAAGCAAGCTCATGGGTGCCTACCTCCTCAAAGGCTACAAGATGTTAGGAGAATGCTGTGAGCAATGTGGG ACGATTCTCCTTCAGGACAAGCAGAAGAAGAACTACTGTGTTGCATGTCAGGAGCTGGACTCTGATGTAGACAAGGACAACCCAG CTCTGAATGCCCAAGCTGCCCTGTCACAGGTCCGAGAGAGACAGCTGGCCTCTCAGCCTGTCCCTCAGGCTAATGAAGCACCCTCCAGTGACGCCCCCCTCTCCATCACTGGGCAGCCCAGACCAGAGCACTGTGAGGGGGCTGCGTCAGGACTGAGAGGACCTctacctccaccagccaaccccTCTCCTGCATCCACCGTGACCCCCAGCTTCCTCCCTCCGTCCACCCCTTCCATCCAGCCAGTCCAGGTGCCAGCCCCCCTAGTAGCCCCTGCACCTCACCCAGCCCTATCCAGTGCTGAGGAAGTAGTGCTGCACAAGCTGCGGTGGGCCACACAGGAGCTCCAGCACTCAGCCTCAGTAGAGGCCAGTATCCAGCTGTGCAGCTTGATCCGCAGCTGTGCAGATTCACTGCGCAGCCTGAAAGAGCTTCACCAATCATGA
- the LOC110533132 gene encoding arrestin-C-like: LRLYKKTSGNGTLTLYLGKRDYVDHVQNVDPIEGVVKLDPASLAGRKVFVKLACAFHYGREDLDVIGLSFRKDIWVKHIQLYPDAGHKPNLTPMHVCLLKKAGEQGRAFTFDIATNLPCSVTLQPGQDNAGKACGVDFEVKTYIATEADPEEKLDRKDTARMTVRKIQFAPDETGAPGPRADICKSFMMSDKPVHLQASLEKEIYYHGDPIDVNIKVKNETSRTVTKIKIIVEQTTDVVLYSADKYTKTVLSQDFGETIDANSTFDKSLAITPLLAENKKKRGLALEGRLKDEDTNLASNTIIRAGMDKEVLGILVSYKIKVNLMVSSGGLLGGLTASDIQVELPLILMHPKPQE; this comes from the exons CTAAGGTTATACAAGAAAACCTCTGGGAATGGCACA CTCACCCTTTACCTGGGAAAGAGAGACTATGTCGACCATGTTCAGAATGTGGACCCTATCG AGGGAGTGGTGAAACTTGATCCTGCAAGCCTTGCAGGCAGGAAAG TGTTTGTGAAGCTGGCGTGTGCCTTCCATTACGGCCGCGAGGACCTGGATGTCATTGGACTGTCCTTTAGGAAAGACATCTGGGTCAAGCACATCCAGTTGTACCCTGATGCTGGCCACAAACCCAACCTCACTCCCATGCACGTTTGCCTGCTCAAGAAGGCAGGAGAGCAGGGCCGTGCCTTCACTTTCGATATTGCCACAAACCTTCCCTGCTCTGTCACACTCCAGCCAGGACAAGATAATGCTGGAAAG GCTTGCGGTGTGGACTTTGAAGTCAAGACGTACATTGCAACTGAGGCAGACCCCGAAGAGAAACTTGATAGGAA GGACACTGCCCGCATGACCGTCCGTAAGATCCAGTTTGCCCCAGACGAGACTGGTGCTCCTGGGCCCAGGGCCGACATCTGCAAGAGCTTCATGATGTCGGACAAGCCTGTCCACCTACAGGCCTCGCTGGAAAAGGAG ATCTACTATCATGGAGATCCGATCGACGTCAACATCAAAGTCAAAAATGAAACCTCCAGAACAGTGACAAAAATCAAAATCATAG TTGAGCAAACTACAGACGTGGTTCTCTACTCCGCAGACAAATACACCAAAACCGTACTTTCTCAAGACTTTGG AGAGACAATAGATGCCAATAGCACATTCGATAAATCCCTTGCCATCACCCCCTTACTGGCCGAAAACAAGAAGAAGCGCGGCCTGGCGCTGGAAGGCAGACTGAAGGACGAGGACACGAACCTGGCCTCCAACACTAT TATTAGAGCCGGTATGGATAAGGAAGTGTTGGGAATCTTGGTCTCCTACAAAATCAAGGTCAACTTGATGGTGTCTTCAGGAGG CTTGTTGGGAGGTCTCACAGCCAGTGACATACAGGTGGAGCTCCCGCTGATTCTCATGCATCCCAAACCCCAAG AGTAG